A single region of the Musa acuminata AAA Group cultivar baxijiao chromosome BXJ1-11, Cavendish_Baxijiao_AAA, whole genome shotgun sequence genome encodes:
- the LOC135597299 gene encoding shaggy-related protein kinase alpha has translation MASVSLAPSSGLKNNDGTSICVDSLPDELNDMKIRDDKEVEATVIDGNGTETGHIIVTTIGGRNGQPKQTISYMAERVVGHGSFGVVFQAKCLETGETVAIKKVLQDKRYKNRELQTMRILDHPNVVCLKHCFFSTTEKEELYLNLVLEYVPETVHRVIKHYNKMNQRMPLLYVKLYMYQICRALAYIHGCIGVCHRDIKPQNLLVNPHTHQLKLCDFGSAKVLVKGEPNISYICSRYYRAPELIFGATEYTTAIDIWSAGCVLAELLLGQPLFPGESGVDQLVEIIKILGTPTREEIKCMNPNYTEFKFPQIKAHPWHKVFHKRMPPEAVDLVSRLLQYSPNLRSTALEALIHPFFDELRDPNARLPNGRYLPPLFNFKPHELKGVPMEIVLKLIPEHARQQCAFLGL, from the exons ATGGCTTCGGTGAGCTTGGCACCCTCGTCGGGGTTGAAAAATAATGATGGTACTAGTATTTGCGTGGATAGTTTGCCAGATGAATTGAATGATATGAAAATAAGAGATGATAAG GAAGTGGAAGCTACTGTAATTGATGGTAATGGGACAGAGACAGGCCATATAATTGTGACAACTATAGGTGGCAGAAATGGCCAACCCAAACAG ACTATAAGTTACATGGCTGAACGTGTTGTTGGGCATGGATCATTTGGAGTTGTATTCCAG GCAAAGTGTCTTGAGACGGGTGAGACAGTTGCTATAAAAAAAGTTCTTCAAGACAAGAGATATAAGAACCGAGAGTTGCAAACCATGCGTATTCTTGATCATCCAAATGTTGTTTGTTTGAAGCACTGCTTCTTTTCAACAACTGAAAAGGAAGAGCTTTATCTTAATTTGGTGCTAGAGTATGTGCCTGAGACTGTTCATCGAGTAATCAAGCACTATAACAAGATGAATCAGCGTATGCCATTGCTATATGTGAAGCTTTACATGTATCAG ATTTGTAGAGCATTGGCTTATATTCATGGTTGCATTGGGGTGTGCCACAGGGACATAAAACCACAAAATCTTCTG GTCAACCCACATACACACCAGCTGAAACTCTGTGACTTTGGGAGTGCCAAAGTTTTG GTGAAAGGGGAACCAAATATATCGTACATTTGTTCAAGATATTATCGAGCACCTGAACTTATATTTGGTGCCACCGAGTACACAACAGCAATTGACATATGGTCAGCTGGCTGTGTTCTTGCTGAACTCCTCCTTGGACAG CCTCTCTTTCCTGGTGAGAGCGGAGTTGATCAACTTGTAGAAATTATCAAG ATTTTGGGTACCCCAACAAGAGAAGAAATTAAATGCATGAACCCCAATTATACAGAGTTCAAGTTTCCACAGATCAAAGCTCACCCATGGCACAAG GTTTTTCATAAAAGAATGCCACCTGAAGCAGTAGATCTCGTCTCTAGGCTTCTTCAGTATTCTCCAAACTTGAGGAGCACTGCT TTGGAGGCATTGATTCACCCGTTTTTTGATGAACTTCGAGATCCAAATGCTCGTTTACCAAATGGTCGTTATCTACCTCCTCTCTTTAACTTCAAGCCTCATG AGTTAAAGGGAGTTCCGATGGAGATTGTGCTAAAGTTGATCCCTGAGCATGCAAGACAGCAATGTGCCTTCTTAGGACTATGA
- the LOC135597300 gene encoding gibberellin 2-beta-dioxygenase 1-like, with amino-acid sequence MVIASVTAESNERIRTLEYPVVDLSWKRGRAAELLVRACEEFGFVKVVNHGVLRSVIAKMEAEGARFFALPPCEKQKAGPPTPLGYGIRSIGFNGDMGELEYLLLHSNPSYISQKAKTICRKDPIHFSGVVNEYVKQVRQLACQLLDMVGEGLGLQDTRVFSRLLQDSENDSLVRLNHYPPWPGSDRAGGDADREPAAGKSRDKRSGGRIGFGEHSDPQILSILRSNDVDGLQILSAEADDGGVWIPVPADPAAFYVIVGDSLQAMTNGRLVSVRHRAMANSCRPRTSTVFFGAPSPGTRITPLPQMIRPHAPRRYKSFTWAEYKKAMYSLRLGHNRLDLFLADPDDRDQDSGGISN; translated from the exons ATGGTGATTGCGTCGGTCACGGCAGAGAGCAACGAGAGGATCAGGACCCTCGAGTACCCCGTGGTCGACCTCTCGTGGAAGAGAGGCCGGGCGGCGGAGCTGCTCGTGCGGGCCTGCGAGGAGTTCGGCTTCGTCAAGGTGGTCAACCATGGCGTGCTCAGGAGCGTCATCGCCAAGATGGAGGCCGAGGGGGCGAGGTTCTTCGCATTACCTCCCTGCGAGAAGCAGAAGGCCGGCCCGCCCACCCCGCTCGGTTACGGCATTCGGAGCATCGGCTTCAACGGCGACATGGGGGAGTTGGAGTACCTTCTTCTCCATTCCAACCCTTCTTACATCTCCCAGAAAGCAAAGACGATATGTAGAAAGGATCCAATACATTTCAG TGGGGTGGTGAATGAGTATGTGAAGCAAGTGAGGCAGCTGGCATGTCAGCTACTGGACATGGTGGGAGAAGGGCTGGGGCTGCAGGACACCCGAGTCTTCAGCAGGCTGCTGCAGGACAGCGAGAATGACTCCTTGGTTAGGCTGAATCATTACCCTCCTTGGCCCGGCAGCGACAGGGCCGGGGGTGATGCCGACCGCGAGCCCGCCGCCGGCAAGTCCAGGGACAAGAGAAGCGGCGGCAGGATCGGGTTCGGGGAGCACTCTGACCCGCAGATCCTTAGCATCCTCCGCTCCAACGACGTCGACGGCCTGCAGATACTCTCGGCGGAGGCGGACGACGGCGGCGTGTGGATCCCGGTGCCGGCAGACCCGGCGGCTTTTTATGTCATCGTCGGCGACTCGCTCCAG GCGATGACGAACGGAAGGCTGGTGAGCGTGAGGCACAGAGCCATGGCGAACTCCTGCAGGCCGAGAACGTCGACGGTCTTCTTCGGTGCGCCGTCGCCGGGCACGCGCATCACGCCGCTCCCTCAGATGATCAGGCCGCACGCCCCCCGGCGCTACAAGTCCTTTACCTGGGCCGAGTACAAGAAGGCCATGTACTCCCTCAGGCTCGGCCACAATCGCCTCGACCTCTTCCTCGCCGATCCTGATGATCGCGACCAAGACTCAGGAGGCATCTCCAACTAA
- the LOC103971410 gene encoding short-chain dehydrogenase reductase 3b-like has product MSTLRLEGKVAIITGAASGIGEAAARLFASNGATVVVADIQDELGTRVAASIGLGRCSYRRCDVTREEEVEATVDYVVRTHGRLDVMLSNAGVLGPLASVLNVDLGEMDHVMAVNLRGVAAAVKHAARAMVAKGTRGSIICTGSVTACQGGLGPVAYTASKHALVGLVSAAAGELGLHGIRVNCVSPFGVATPLACGYHGRSPEQVEESSCAAANLKGVVLKAHHVAEAALFLASEESAFISGHNLVIDGGTTVVNSCFRMMR; this is encoded by the exons ATGTCTACTTTACG GTTGGAAGGCAAGGTGGCGATCATCACCGGGGCCGCGAGTGGCATCGGCGAGGCCGCCGCGAGGCTCTTCGCGTCCAACGGCGCCACCGTCGTCGTTGCGGACATCCAAGATGAGCTGGGCACTCGAGTGGCCGCCTCCATCGGGCTCGGCCGATGCAGCTACAGGCGCTGCGACGTGAccagggaggaggaggtggaggcgaCGGTGGACTACGTGGTGCGCACCCACGGCCGGTTGGACGTTATGCTCAGCAACGCCGGCGTCCTCGGCCCGTTGGCGTCCGTCCTGAACGTGGACCTGGGTGAGATGGATCACGTCATGGCGGTGAACCTGCGCGGCGTAGCCGCGGCCGTCAAGCACGCGGCCCGGGCGATGGTGGCCAAGGGCACCCGCGGGTCCATCATATGCACCGGCAGCGTCACCGCCTGCCAGGGCGGGCTCGGTCCGGTGGCCTACACCGCCTCCAAGCACGCGCTGGTGGGGTTGGTGAGCGCCGCCGCCGGGGAGCTGGGCCTGCACGGGATCCGGGTGAACTGCGTCTCGCCCTTCGGGGTGGCGACGCCGCTGGCCTGCGGGTACCACGGCAGGAGCCCGGAGCAGGTGGAGGAATCTTCCTGCGCCGCCGCCAACCTCAAGGGCGTGGTGCTCAAGGCCCATCATGTGGCGGAGGCGGCGCTCTTCCTGGCCTCCGAGGAGTCCGCGTTCATCAGTGGCCATAACTTGGTCATCGACGGAGGGACCACCGTCGTCAATTCCTGCTTTCGGATGATGAGATAA